A portion of the Novosphingobium sp. KA1 genome contains these proteins:
- a CDS encoding acyl-CoA carboxylase subunit beta codes for MSANIAEMEKRRAAAKLGGGEKRIAAQHAKGKLTARERLDILLDEGSFEEFDLYVEHDCTDFGMESQRIPGDGVVTGSGTINGRLVYVFSQDFTVFGGSLSHRHAQKICKLMDNAMKVGAPVIGLNDSGGARIQEGVASLGGYAEVFQRNVLASGVVPQLSLIMGPCAGGAVYSPAMTDFIFMVKDSSYMFVTGPDVVKTVTNEVVTQEELGGAVTHSSKTSVSDLALENDIEALLAARDFFDFLPLNNREEVPERPCADPWDRAEESLDTVIPPSANQPYDMHEVIKKTLDEGDFFEVQPLHAGNIIVGFGRIEGKTVGVVANQPMVLAGVLDINSSKKAARFVRFCDAFNIPIITFVDVPGFLPGTDQEHNGIIKHGAKLLFAYAEATVPKITVITRKAYGGAYDVMASKHLRGDLNYAWPTAEIAVMGAKGAVEIIFRGLSPEGIAEKTKEYEDRFANPFVAASRGYIDEVIYPHSTRRRIALGLRKLRTKSLENPWKKHDNIPL; via the coding sequence ATGTCAGCGAATATCGCCGAAATGGAGAAGCGCCGCGCCGCAGCGAAGCTGGGTGGTGGTGAAAAGCGCATCGCCGCGCAGCACGCCAAGGGCAAGCTGACCGCGCGCGAACGTCTCGACATCCTGCTGGACGAAGGCAGCTTCGAAGAGTTCGATCTCTACGTCGAGCATGACTGCACCGACTTCGGCATGGAAAGCCAGCGCATCCCCGGCGACGGTGTCGTTACCGGTTCGGGCACCATCAATGGCCGCCTTGTGTATGTGTTCAGTCAGGATTTCACCGTGTTCGGTGGCTCTCTGTCGCACCGTCACGCGCAGAAGATCTGCAAGCTGATGGACAACGCGATGAAGGTCGGCGCCCCCGTCATCGGTCTCAACGATTCCGGCGGCGCGCGCATCCAGGAAGGCGTGGCCTCGCTTGGCGGTTATGCCGAAGTGTTCCAGCGCAACGTGCTTGCCTCGGGCGTGGTGCCGCAGCTCTCGCTGATCATGGGCCCCTGCGCGGGCGGCGCGGTCTACTCGCCGGCGATGACGGACTTCATCTTCATGGTGAAGGACAGCTCCTACATGTTCGTCACCGGGCCGGACGTGGTGAAGACCGTGACCAACGAAGTCGTCACGCAGGAAGAACTGGGCGGTGCGGTCACGCACTCCAGCAAGACTTCGGTGTCCGACCTTGCGCTGGAGAACGATATCGAGGCGCTGCTGGCGGCGCGCGATTTCTTCGATTTCCTGCCGCTGAACAACCGCGAGGAAGTGCCCGAGCGTCCTTGCGCCGATCCGTGGGACCGCGCCGAGGAAAGCCTCGACACCGTGATCCCGCCCTCGGCCAACCAGCCTTACGACATGCACGAAGTCATCAAGAAGACGCTCGACGAGGGTGACTTCTTCGAGGTCCAGCCGCTGCATGCAGGCAACATCATCGTCGGTTTCGGCCGTATCGAGGGCAAGACCGTGGGCGTCGTCGCCAACCAGCCGATGGTGCTGGCGGGCGTGCTGGACATCAATTCGTCGAAGAAGGCCGCGCGTTTCGTGCGCTTCTGCGATGCCTTCAACATCCCGATCATCACCTTCGTCGACGTTCCGGGCTTCCTGCCGGGCACCGATCAGGAGCACAACGGCATCATTAAGCACGGCGCCAAGCTGCTGTTCGCCTATGCCGAGGCGACCGTGCCCAAGATCACCGTGATCACCCGCAAGGCCTATGGCGGCGCCTACGACGTCATGGCGTCCAAGCACCTGCGCGGTGATCTCAACTATGCCTGGCCGACCGCCGAAATCGCGGTGATGGGTGCCAAGGGCGCGGTGGAGATCATCTTCCGGGGTCTCTCGCCCGAGGGCATCGCCGAGAAGACCAAGGAATACGAGGACCGCTTCGCCAATCCCTTCGTGGCGGCGAGCCGGGGGTACATCGATGAGGTCATCTACCCGCACTCGACCCGTCGGCGCATCGCGCTGGGCCTGCGCAAGCTGCGGACCAAGAGCCTCGAAAACCCCTGGAAGAAGCACGACAACATTCCGCTGTGA
- the gor gene encoding glutathione-disulfide reductase translates to MSEFDYDLFTIGAGSGGVRASRIAASHGARVAVAEEFRVGGTCVIRGCVPKKMLVYGAHFAEDLEDAKHFGWDIPEAKFDWLKLRDNVLGDVDRLNGLYTQTLSNNKVEIFHERAVITGPHEITLSSGEKKTARVILIATGARPQVPNCPGHELGITSNEAFHLDAIPKRMLIAGAGYIANEFAGIFHEFGAKVTLINRSDQLLRGYDEQLRDRLLQISIAKGIDFRFNADFRGIEQNADGSLTVSMTNHDPIEVDCVMFATGRVPNVEGLGLENVGVAVDDKNAILVDQYSKTSVDHIYAVGDVTNRVQLTPVAIREGHAFADTVFGGKPATVDYGCIPSAVFSHPPIGAVGLTEAQARQQYGEVEVYTSDFRPMKNVVAHRNERSLYKMICEAGTGRVLGLHMIGPEAPEIIQAAAIAVKAGLTKADFDATVAVHPTMSEELVLMK, encoded by the coding sequence ATGTCCGAATTCGACTACGACCTCTTCACCATCGGCGCCGGATCGGGCGGCGTGCGTGCCAGCCGCATTGCCGCATCGCACGGGGCGCGCGTGGCGGTGGCGGAGGAGTTCCGGGTCGGCGGGACGTGCGTGATCCGTGGCTGCGTGCCCAAGAAGATGCTGGTCTACGGCGCGCATTTTGCCGAGGATCTCGAAGACGCCAAGCATTTCGGCTGGGACATTCCCGAGGCGAAGTTCGACTGGCTGAAGCTGCGGGACAACGTGCTGGGCGACGTCGACCGGCTCAACGGGCTCTACACGCAGACACTTTCGAACAACAAGGTCGAGATCTTCCACGAGCGTGCGGTCATCACCGGTCCGCACGAGATCACGCTGTCGAGCGGCGAGAAGAAGACGGCCAGAGTGATCCTGATCGCCACCGGCGCGCGTCCGCAGGTGCCGAACTGCCCGGGACATGAACTGGGCATCACCTCCAACGAGGCGTTCCACCTCGACGCGATCCCGAAGCGCATGCTGATCGCCGGGGCCGGTTACATCGCCAACGAGTTCGCGGGCATCTTCCACGAGTTCGGTGCCAAGGTGACGCTGATCAACCGCTCCGATCAGCTCCTGCGCGGCTACGACGAACAGCTGCGCGACCGTCTGCTGCAGATCTCGATCGCCAAGGGCATCGACTTCCGCTTCAACGCCGACTTCCGCGGCATCGAGCAGAATGCCGATGGTTCACTGACGGTTTCGATGACCAATCACGATCCGATTGAAGTCGACTGCGTGATGTTCGCCACCGGCCGCGTGCCCAATGTCGAGGGGCTGGGGCTGGAGAACGTCGGTGTCGCAGTGGACGACAAGAACGCGATTCTGGTCGACCAGTATTCGAAGACCAGCGTCGACCACATCTACGCCGTGGGCGACGTGACCAATCGTGTACAGCTGACCCCGGTGGCCATCCGCGAGGGCCATGCCTTTGCGGATACCGTGTTCGGCGGCAAGCCGGCGACGGTGGACTATGGTTGCATTCCCTCGGCCGTGTTCAGCCATCCGCCGATCGGCGCGGTGGGCCTGACCGAAGCGCAGGCGCGCCAGCAGTACGGTGAGGTGGAAGTCTATACCAGCGACTTCCGGCCTATGAAGAACGTTGTTGCCCACCGTAACGAACGCTCGCTCTACAAGATGATCTGCGAGGCGGGCACGGGGCGCGTGCTGGGGCTGCACATGATCGGGCCGGAAGCGCCCGAGATCATCCAGGCTGCCGCCATTGCGGTGAAGGCGGGGCTGACCAAGGCCGATTTCGACGCCACCGTTGCCGTCCACCCGACGATGTCGGAAGAACTGGTGCTGATGAAGTGA
- a CDS encoding lysozyme inhibitor LprI family protein, translating to MILPILLLASEPAIDCANAMTQTDMNICSYRDFQSADRAMNEAWGKAAAAAKAADRQGPGGNFNRLLDAQRKWLAYRDAQCFAENGPREESGTIWPLQQNGCLTELTEARTKQLRAVVETGER from the coding sequence ATGATCCTGCCGATCCTTCTCCTGGCCTCGGAGCCCGCGATCGATTGCGCCAACGCGATGACGCAGACGGACATGAACATCTGTTCGTACCGCGACTTCCAGTCGGCCGACCGGGCGATGAACGAGGCCTGGGGGAAGGCGGCAGCGGCGGCGAAGGCCGCCGACAGGCAGGGCCCCGGCGGAAATTTCAATCGGCTGCTCGACGCGCAGCGCAAGTGGCTCGCCTACCGCGACGCCCAGTGTTTCGCAGAGAACGGCCCGCGTGAGGAAAGCGGCACGATTTGGCCGCTCCAGCAGAACGGCTGCCTCACGGAATTGACCGAAGCGCGCACAAAACAGCTGCGCGCCGTTGTTGAGACGGGCGAGCGGTGA
- a CDS encoding alpha/beta hydrolase: MAQTHTPQAPAEKPLVLLIPGLDGSGPGHWQRRWSEEMDNAQMVDLGLWEKPHRNTWINRLNLAVQRAGRPVVLVAHSLGCLLTAWWAKFEQPGWSSPVVGALLVAPPEVDFFPRDDRLNGFAPTPADALPFPSILVASRNDPWIGFPTAKLLAKQWGSEFEDAGEAGHINADSKIGSWEDGKLLLHRLLNTRPVASAPHIPTHGDWSEGLEYRS; encoded by the coding sequence ATGGCACAGACGCACACGCCGCAGGCGCCTGCCGAAAAGCCCCTGGTCCTGCTGATCCCGGGCCTTGATGGCAGCGGGCCGGGCCATTGGCAGCGCCGCTGGTCGGAAGAGATGGACAATGCCCAGATGGTCGACCTCGGCCTCTGGGAAAAGCCGCACCGCAACACCTGGATCAACCGCCTGAACCTCGCCGTGCAGCGGGCCGGACGGCCGGTGGTGCTGGTCGCGCACAGCCTCGGCTGCCTGCTGACCGCATGGTGGGCGAAGTTCGAGCAACCCGGCTGGTCGAGCCCGGTAGTCGGCGCGCTGCTGGTGGCGCCGCCGGAAGTGGACTTTTTCCCGCGCGATGACCGCCTCAACGGCTTTGCACCGACGCCCGCCGATGCCCTGCCCTTCCCCTCGATCCTCGTCGCCAGCCGCAACGATCCATGGATCGGTTTCCCGACCGCAAAGCTGCTCGCCAAGCAATGGGGCAGCGAGTTCGAGGATGCCGGCGAGGCCGGGCACATCAATGCCGATTCGAAGATCGGCAGCTGGGAAGACGGCAAGCTCCTGCTGCACCGCCTGCTGAACACGCGGCCCGTCGCCTCGGCCCCGCATATCCCGACCCATGGAGACTGGTCCGAGGGCCTCGAATACCGCTCCTGA
- the scpA gene encoding methylmalonyl-CoA mutase → MADINDWKAAADKEVKGKDLTWNTPEGIAVKPLYTAEDVTPDKVGDPGLPGFAPFTRGVRASMYAGRPWTIRQYAGFSTAEESNAFYRRNLAAGQKGLSVAFDLATHRGYDSDHPRVVGDVGKAGVAIDSVEDMKILFDGIPLDKMSVSMTMNGAVIPILAFFIVAGEEQGVDRKLLDGTIQNDILKEFMVRNTYIYPPEPSMRIISDIFGYTSREMPKFNSISISGYHMQEAGATQVQELAFTIADGAEYVKYGVASGLDIDKFAGRLSFFFAIGMNFFMEVAKLRAARVLWHRVMTQLGAKDERSKMLRTHCQTSGVSLQEQDPYNNVIRTTIEAMAAMLGGTQSLHTNALDEAIALPTDFSARIARNTQIIIQEETGMCNVVDPLGGSYYIESLTQQLVDQAWEIIERVQAEGGMAKAVAAGWPKAMIETAAAARQARVDRGDDVIVGVNKYRLASEDLLETLEVDNAKVREGQIARINKMKADRDEAACQAALQALRDGAAAPASIENNLLALAVECARARATLGEISSAMEDSFQRYGTQPTPVKGVYAAPYEGDSRWQQVLDGVSAVERRLGRKPRLLVAKMGQDGHDRGANVIASAFGDMGFEVISGPLFQTPEETVVLALESGVDVVGASSLAAGHKTLIPELIQKLREAGRSDIKVIAGGVIPPQDYEFLRNAGVQGIYGPGTNVVECAADVLRLLGHNMPPLGSALEAAE, encoded by the coding sequence ATGGCAGACATCAACGACTGGAAGGCAGCCGCCGACAAGGAGGTCAAGGGTAAGGACCTGACCTGGAACACGCCCGAGGGTATTGCGGTGAAGCCGCTCTACACTGCCGAGGACGTGACCCCGGACAAGGTGGGCGATCCCGGCCTTCCCGGCTTTGCCCCCTTCACGCGCGGCGTGCGTGCCTCGATGTATGCCGGCCGCCCCTGGACCATCCGCCAGTACGCGGGCTTCTCTACTGCCGAGGAATCGAACGCCTTCTATCGCCGCAACCTTGCGGCGGGGCAGAAGGGGCTTTCGGTCGCCTTCGACCTTGCCACCCATCGTGGCTATGACAGCGATCATCCGCGCGTCGTGGGGGACGTGGGCAAGGCCGGGGTCGCCATCGATTCCGTCGAGGACATGAAGATCCTGTTCGACGGCATTCCGCTCGACAAGATGTCGGTCTCGATGACGATGAACGGCGCGGTGATCCCGATCCTGGCCTTCTTCATCGTTGCCGGTGAAGAGCAGGGCGTCGACCGCAAGCTGCTCGACGGGACCATCCAGAACGACATCCTCAAGGAGTTCATGGTCCGCAACACCTATATCTACCCGCCAGAGCCTTCGATGCGGATCATCTCGGACATCTTCGGCTACACCAGCCGCGAGATGCCGAAGTTCAACTCGATCTCGATTTCCGGCTATCACATGCAGGAAGCCGGCGCGACACAGGTGCAGGAACTGGCCTTCACCATCGCCGACGGCGCGGAATACGTGAAGTACGGTGTGGCCTCGGGCCTCGATATCGACAAGTTCGCCGGCCGCCTGTCGTTCTTCTTCGCCATCGGCATGAATTTCTTCATGGAAGTGGCCAAGCTGCGCGCCGCACGCGTGCTGTGGCACCGGGTGATGACGCAGCTTGGTGCCAAGGACGAACGCTCGAAGATGCTGCGCACCCACTGCCAGACTTCGGGCGTGTCGCTGCAGGAGCAGGACCCCTACAACAACGTCATCCGCACCACGATCGAGGCGATGGCGGCGATGCTCGGCGGCACCCAGTCGCTGCACACCAACGCGCTGGACGAGGCGATCGCGCTGCCGACCGATTTCTCGGCCCGCATCGCCCGCAACACGCAGATCATCATCCAGGAAGAGACCGGCATGTGCAATGTCGTCGATCCGCTGGGTGGGTCCTACTACATTGAATCGCTGACGCAGCAGCTGGTCGACCAGGCCTGGGAGATCATCGAGCGCGTGCAGGCCGAAGGCGGCATGGCCAAGGCGGTTGCTGCCGGCTGGCCCAAGGCGATGATCGAGACTGCCGCCGCCGCCCGTCAGGCCCGCGTGGACCGGGGCGACGACGTGATCGTCGGCGTCAACAAGTACCGTCTTGCCAGCGAAGACTTGCTGGAAACGCTGGAAGTGGACAACGCCAAGGTCCGCGAAGGCCAGATCGCCCGCATCAACAAGATGAAGGCGGATCGTGACGAGGCGGCTTGTCAGGCCGCACTCCAGGCTCTGCGCGATGGTGCCGCCGCGCCCGCCAGCATCGAGAACAACCTGCTCGCGCTCGCCGTCGAGTGCGCCCGTGCCCGCGCGACGCTGGGCGAGATCAGCTCGGCCATGGAAGACAGCTTCCAGCGTTATGGCACCCAGCCGACCCCGGTGAAGGGCGTCTATGCCGCGCCGTACGAAGGCGATAGCCGCTGGCAGCAAGTGCTGGACGGCGTCTCGGCGGTCGAGCGTCGTCTCGGCCGCAAGCCCAGGTTGCTGGTTGCCAAGATGGGCCAGGATGGCCACGATCGCGGTGCCAACGTGATCGCCTCGGCCTTCGGGGACATGGGCTTCGAGGTCATTTCCGGTCCGCTGTTCCAGACCCCGGAGGAAACCGTGGTGCTGGCGCTGGAAAGCGGCGTGGACGTGGTCGGCGCATCGTCGCTGGCGGCGGGGCACAAGACGCTGATCCCCGAACTGATCCAGAAACTGCGCGAAGCCGGCCGCAGCGACATCAAGGTGATCGCCGGCGGCGTGATCCCGCCGCAGGACTATGAATTCCTCCGCAATGCGGGCGTTCAGGGCATTTATGGCCCCGGTACGAACGTGGTGGAATGCGCCGCCGACGTGCTGCGCCTGCTCGGCCACAACATGCCGCCGCTTGGTTCGGCGCTGGAAGCGGCGGAATAA
- a CDS encoding acetyl/propionyl/methylcrotonyl-CoA carboxylase subunit alpha: protein MFKKILIANRGEIACRVIKTARRMGIQTVAVYSDADARAPFVQMADEAVHIGPAPAAQSYLIADKIIQACKQTGAEAVHPGYGFLSERTSFAEALAAEGIEFIGPPVGAIAAMGDKIESKKLAKQAGVNVVPGFVGEIEDTEHAVRISNEIGYPVMMKASAGGGGKGMRLAYNEQDVREGFESVKREGLNSFGDDRVFIEKFILNPRHIEIQILGDKHGNILYLNERECSIQRRHQKVVEEAPSPFVTEKMRKAMGEQCVALSRAVGYYSAGTVELIVSGADPTGESFYFLEMNTRLQVEHPVTEAITGVDLVEQMIRVAAGEKLEMTQDDVKIDGWAIENRVYAEDPYRGFLPSTGRLVRYNPPVDGWTDDGSENGRRGVDGIRVDDGVYEGGEVSMFYDPMIAKLITWGETRDEAADKQVAALDLFEIEGLGHNIDFVSAIMQHPRFRSGELTTGFIAEEYPEGFTGAPAPEELKGKLAAVAAFVATARADRARRVDGQLAPRRLMPPSEWTVTIDKAPYEVVIDDEDVTVNGVSVELAMEYTPGDRLIEAEIDGELIGIRVAPTRTGLKMTTRGCIHDVLILPSRVAPLNKHMIEKIPPDLSKFLICPMPGLLVALHVGEGDKVEAGQPLAVVEAMKMENILRAEKSGVVKAVNAKAGESLAVDAVILEME from the coding sequence ATGTTCAAGAAAATCCTCATCGCAAACCGGGGCGAGATTGCCTGCCGTGTGATCAAGACCGCGCGCCGCATGGGCATCCAGACAGTGGCCGTCTATTCGGACGCCGATGCCCGCGCGCCGTTCGTGCAGATGGCCGATGAGGCCGTCCACATCGGCCCCGCACCCGCCGCGCAGTCGTACCTGATTGCCGACAAGATCATCCAGGCCTGCAAGCAGACCGGCGCCGAGGCCGTCCATCCGGGCTACGGCTTCCTGTCCGAACGTACCTCCTTCGCAGAGGCTCTGGCCGCAGAGGGTATCGAGTTCATCGGCCCCCCCGTCGGCGCGATTGCCGCGATGGGTGACAAGATCGAGTCCAAGAAGCTTGCCAAGCAGGCCGGCGTCAACGTCGTCCCCGGCTTCGTAGGCGAGATCGAGGATACCGAGCACGCGGTGCGCATCTCGAACGAGATCGGCTATCCGGTGATGATGAAGGCATCGGCCGGCGGCGGCGGCAAGGGCATGCGCCTTGCCTATAACGAGCAGGACGTGCGCGAGGGCTTCGAGAGCGTGAAGCGCGAAGGCCTGAATTCCTTCGGCGACGACCGCGTCTTCATCGAGAAGTTCATCCTCAACCCGCGCCACATCGAAATCCAGATCCTCGGCGACAAGCACGGCAACATCCTCTACCTGAACGAGCGCGAATGCTCGATCCAGCGTCGCCACCAGAAGGTGGTGGAGGAAGCGCCGTCGCCCTTCGTCACCGAAAAGATGCGCAAGGCCATGGGCGAGCAGTGCGTCGCCCTGTCGCGCGCAGTGGGCTACTATTCGGCCGGTACGGTGGAACTGATCGTCTCGGGCGCGGATCCGACGGGCGAGAGCTTCTACTTCCTGGAAATGAACACCCGCCTTCAGGTCGAGCACCCGGTTACCGAGGCGATCACCGGCGTTGACCTCGTCGAGCAGATGATCCGCGTCGCTGCAGGCGAGAAGCTGGAGATGACGCAGGACGACGTGAAGATCGACGGCTGGGCCATCGAAAACCGCGTCTATGCCGAAGACCCCTATCGCGGCTTCCTGCCCTCGACCGGCCGTCTTGTGCGCTACAACCCGCCGGTTGACGGCTGGACCGACGACGGTTCGGAGAACGGCCGTCGCGGTGTGGACGGCATTCGTGTCGATGACGGCGTCTACGAAGGCGGCGAAGTCTCGATGTTCTACGACCCGATGATCGCCAAGCTGATCACCTGGGGCGAGACCCGCGACGAGGCGGCCGACAAGCAGGTTGCCGCGCTCGACCTGTTCGAGATCGAGGGCCTTGGCCATAACATCGATTTCGTCTCGGCCATCATGCAGCACCCGCGCTTCCGCTCGGGCGAACTGACCACCGGCTTCATTGCCGAGGAATATCCCGAAGGCTTCACCGGCGCGCCTGCGCCCGAAGAATTGAAGGGCAAGCTGGCCGCCGTTGCTGCCTTCGTCGCCACCGCGCGGGCCGACCGTGCGCGCCGCGTCGATGGCCAGCTGGCACCGCGCCGCCTGATGCCGCCGTCGGAATGGACCGTTACCATCGACAAGGCGCCGTACGAAGTCGTCATCGACGATGAGGACGTCACCGTGAACGGCGTTTCGGTCGAACTGGCGATGGAATACACGCCGGGCGATCGCCTGATCGAAGCGGAGATCGACGGCGAGCTCATCGGCATCCGCGTTGCGCCCACGCGCACGGGCCTGAAGATGACCACGCGCGGCTGCATCCACGATGTGCTGATCCTGCCGAGCCGCGTGGCGCCGCTCAACAAGCACATGATCGAAAAGATCCCGCCGGATCTTTCGAAGTTCCTGATCTGCCCGATGCCGGGCCTGCTCGTCGCGCTCCATGTGGGCGAGGGCGACAAGGTGGAGGCGGGGCAGCCGCTTGCCGTCGTCGAGGCCATGAAGATGGAGAACATCCTGCGCGCCGAGAAGTCGGGCGTGGTGAAGGCGGTCAATGCCAAGGCGGGCGAAAGCCTTGCCGTGGATGCCGTGATCCTCGAAATGGAATGA
- the bioB gene encoding biotin synthase BioB, producing MTETTAITPRTDWTREEIAGLFDLPFTELVFRAAEVHRASHPHNEVQLSTLLSIKTGGCVEDCGYCSQSVSASSGVKATKLMEVQQVLQRAAQAADQGSTRFCMGAAWRNPKDRDMPAIIEMVKGVRAMGMETCMTLGMLTPDQADMLSEAGLDYYNHNIDTSPERYDQVITTRTMDDRLDTLSNVRMAGINVCSGGIVGMGETRADRVGFIHTLATLPDHPQSVPVNALVPVKGTVLGDMLADTPLAKIDDVEFVRTVAVARITMPLSMVRLSAGRESMSEMTQAMCFMAGANSIFTGDKLLTAPNSGDDNDAAMFARLGIKPMAIELTPAQVEAQRMPKGCAKLEAAE from the coding sequence ATGACCGAGACCACCGCCATCACCCCCCGTACCGACTGGACCCGCGAGGAAATCGCAGGCCTGTTCGACCTGCCGTTCACCGAACTGGTGTTCCGCGCGGCCGAAGTGCACCGGGCCAGCCATCCGCACAACGAAGTGCAGCTCTCCACGCTGCTTTCGATCAAGACCGGCGGCTGCGTGGAAGACTGCGGCTATTGCTCGCAGTCGGTTTCTGCGAGCAGCGGCGTCAAGGCGACCAAGCTGATGGAAGTGCAGCAGGTGCTCCAGCGCGCGGCGCAGGCGGCGGATCAGGGCTCGACCCGTTTCTGCATGGGCGCCGCCTGGCGCAACCCCAAGGACCGCGACATGCCCGCCATCATCGAGATGGTGAAGGGCGTGCGTGCGATGGGCATGGAAACCTGCATGACGCTGGGCATGCTGACCCCCGATCAGGCGGACATGCTCTCCGAAGCGGGCCTCGATTACTACAACCACAACATCGACACCTCGCCCGAACGCTATGACCAGGTGATCACCACGCGCACTATGGACGACCGTCTCGATACGCTGTCGAACGTGCGCATGGCGGGCATCAACGTCTGCTCCGGCGGCATCGTCGGCATGGGCGAGACGCGCGCCGACCGCGTGGGCTTCATCCACACGCTGGCGACGCTGCCCGATCACCCGCAGTCGGTGCCGGTCAACGCGCTGGTGCCGGTCAAGGGCACCGTGCTGGGCGACATGCTGGCCGATACCCCGCTCGCCAAGATCGACGACGTCGAATTCGTGCGCACCGTGGCGGTTGCGCGCATCACCATGCCGCTGTCGATGGTGCGCCTCTCGGCAGGCCGCGAGAGCATGTCCGAAATGACCCAGGCCATGTGCTTCATGGCCGGCGCCAACTCGATCTTCACCGGCGACAAGCTGCTGACCGCGCCGAACTCCGGCGACGACAATGACGCGGCGATGTTCGCCCGCCTCGGCATCAAGCCGATGGCCATCGAGCTGACCCCGGCTCAGGTCGAAGCCCAGCGTATGCCCAAGGGCTGCGCGAAGCTGGAAGCGGCGGAGTGA
- the bktB gene encoding beta-ketothiolase BktB has translation MADLEDIYIVSGVRTAVGDFGGSLKSFMPSDLGGLVAAEALKRAGIEPEAVGHVVVGQVMPTSARDEMLSRVIGINAGVPLSVPALTLNRLCGSGVEAIVNAARAMKLGEASVTLAGGAESMSNVPYHDHGVRWGRKMGANTQEDALTLGLSDAIGGYHMGITAENVAERHQITREDMDRLAVTSHQRAAAAIAEGRFKEQILPIEIKTRKGVTVFDTDEHVKGDTTMEVLGAMRAAFKKDGTVTAGNASGINDGAAMVVLATGSEVAKRGLKPLAKIVAWGHAGVEPEYMGEGPIKAAPIALERAGLTLDEIDVIESNEAFAAQAAACAKVLGFDPAKTNINGSGVSIGHPVGATGCMLTIKAAYELKRSGGRYGLVTMCIGGGQGIALIIENAE, from the coding sequence ATGGCTGATCTTGAAGACATCTACATCGTCAGTGGCGTGCGCACGGCAGTCGGCGACTTCGGCGGTTCGCTGAAGTCGTTCATGCCCTCGGACCTCGGCGGCCTTGTCGCCGCCGAAGCGCTCAAGCGCGCCGGGATCGAGCCCGAGGCCGTGGGCCATGTCGTTGTCGGGCAGGTCATGCCGACCAGCGCGCGAGACGAGATGCTCAGCCGGGTGATCGGCATCAATGCCGGCGTGCCGCTCTCGGTGCCCGCGCTCACGCTCAACCGCCTGTGCGGCTCGGGCGTCGAGGCGATCGTCAACGCGGCGCGCGCGATGAAGCTGGGCGAGGCCTCGGTCACGCTCGCGGGCGGCGCGGAATCGATGTCGAACGTGCCCTACCATGACCACGGCGTGCGCTGGGGGCGCAAGATGGGCGCCAATACGCAGGAAGACGCGCTCACGCTGGGTCTGTCGGACGCCATCGGCGGCTATCACATGGGCATCACGGCGGAGAACGTGGCCGAGCGCCACCAGATCACCCGCGAGGACATGGACCGGCTGGCCGTCACCAGCCACCAGCGCGCGGCGGCGGCGATCGCGGAAGGACGCTTCAAGGAGCAGATCCTCCCCATCGAGATCAAGACCCGCAAGGGCGTGACCGTGTTCGACACCGACGAGCATGTGAAGGGCGACACTACGATGGAAGTGCTGGGCGCGATGCGCGCGGCCTTCAAGAAGGACGGCACCGTCACCGCGGGCAACGCTTCGGGTATCAACGACGGCGCGGCGATGGTCGTGCTGGCGACCGGCAGCGAAGTCGCAAAGCGCGGGCTCAAGCCGCTGGCGAAGATCGTCGCCTGGGGCCACGCCGGGGTCGAGCCCGAATACATGGGCGAGGGGCCGATCAAGGCTGCTCCCATCGCGCTCGAACGCGCCGGGCTCACGCTTGATGAGATCGACGTGATCGAGAGCAACGAGGCCTTTGCCGCCCAGGCTGCGGCCTGCGCCAAGGTGCTCGGCTTCGATCCTGCCAAGACCAACATCAACGGCTCTGGCGTCTCGATCGGCCACCCGGTCGGCGCGACGGGTTGCATGCTGACGATCAAGGCTGCCTACGAACTGAAGCGTTCGGGCGGCAGGTACGGCCTCGTCACCATGTGCATCGGCGGCGGGCAGGGCATCGCCCTCATCATCGAGAATGCGGAGTAA
- the mce gene encoding methylmalonyl-CoA epimerase codes for MKLGRLNHIGVATPDLDASIAFYRDVMGATDITEPFVLESQQVRVCFVNTPGENGTAGTQIELLQPTAPDSAVGKWLEKNPLGGQHHICYEVPDIYAAKAWFESLGKRVLGEPRIGAHGTLIFFVHPRDMGGQLTEIMETPKGAH; via the coding sequence GTGAAGCTTGGCCGTCTCAACCACATCGGCGTCGCGACGCCGGATCTCGACGCTTCTATCGCGTTCTACCGCGACGTCATGGGCGCGACCGACATCACCGAGCCGTTCGTGCTCGAAAGCCAGCAGGTGCGCGTCTGCTTCGTCAACACGCCCGGTGAAAATGGCACGGCGGGCACGCAGATCGAGCTGCTCCAGCCGACCGCGCCGGACTCGGCGGTGGGCAAGTGGCTGGAGAAGAACCCGCTCGGGGGACAGCACCACATCTGTTACGAAGTGCCGGATATTTACGCCGCCAAGGCCTGGTTCGAGAGCCTCGGCAAGCGCGTGCTGGGTGAGCCGCGCATCGGCGCGCACGGGACGCTGATCTTCTTCGTCCACCCCCGGGACATGGGCGGTCAGCTCACCGAGATCATGGAAACGCCCAAGGGCGCTCACTGA